The region CCGGAACGCGCCGCCATCGCTTTTTTTGATACTTATAAATTTGCCCGGATGTATTTCTATGTCTGAATTATCTACGCCGAGATAATTCATGGCCATTATAAAAGCTATATGGGGATATATTTTCCCGTCATGGTTGATAACGAGCGCCACGCGCCGGGTCATGCCGTCCCTGTCCGGCACGGCGTTGGCGTAACCGCTTCCGGCTACAGCGCCCGAAAAACGCGTTATTGGCAGGACGAGCTCGACGGCGTTATAGAAACTCGCGAGCGGGTGACCGGGTATGGCGATCTTATCTAGCAGCATTTTCTGGAACGGGTCGGTTATTGCTTCAGGTTCCCCCTCATCTATGATGCAGAACATCGGAAAATATGTTTTCAGTTTTTTCAGCTGTCCCGCGAGTATCTGGTCATCCTCGGGATAATTGTCTTTTTCCGTGAACAGGACATCATACATCACCATAGCAGGATTGTATTTTGAGAGGATGTTCAGAAGGATCGCGTGGTAGCGCCTCCGCCACGGCCATCTTCCCATAGCCTTGTCGTTGACGCTCTCGTCGCCCATGCAGATGATCTTCACTTTTTCCGAGGCCTCTCTCTCCCCTCTCAGGAAGAAACGGAAGTCCTGTGTCTTGTATTCAAAGATTTTGAACACTCCGAAAAAAGAAAAGAGCGAAAATAAAAGAGTGACTGCTGCACCTATAAGAAACGCGCGCAGCGTGTTTTTTTCCAGTTTGATATTTTTAAAATTAATCATAAGGCTTACCGCATTATAAAATTATTCGCCGCCTACCACAACCTCAGGAAGCAGGGTGTCCGGCATCCCGTCGGAAACGGGGGCACCCTGGCCGTCTTTTCCGCAGGTGCCGTTATCCCAGCCCACAGCTCCCCCGACACACTGAATGTTTCTAAGTATTTCCGGGCCGTTTCCGGCAAGAGTGGCTCTCCTTATAAGCGGCCCGATGCTTCCGCCTTCGATCAGATAGCCCTCCGTGACCTCAAAAACGAAATCACCGTTGGCCGGGTTCACCTGGCCTCCGCCCATTTTTTTAACGAGAATACCTTTGCCGGCTTTTTTCAGCAGATCGTTGAAATCATAGTCGCCTCCCGCCAGATAAGTGATTCCCATGCGCGGGATGGGCTTATCCTTGAAAGACGCCCGCCGCCCGTGGCCGTTTGATTCCGTTTTCAGGAACCGCGCCTCTTTTCTGTCCATAAGATATGTTTTCAGGATGCCTTTTTCTATAAGAACGCTACGGGAGGCCTGGACCCCTTCATCATCAAACAGATAGGATCCGTTTTTCCCCGGGATGGTGGGGTCGTCTATAATGGTCACGGCGCCAGACGCTATTTTTTTCCCGACGGCGCCGGCGTAAACGGGAGAGATCCCCTGCCTGACGGCGTCGGCTTCAAGAGAATGGCCGATCGCCTCGTGAATAAGAGTGCCGCCGGCTTCGTTTTTTATCAAAACCGGCATCCGGCCCGTGGGTGCGCTTTCCGCCTCAAGAAGGGCAATAGCCGTCTCCAGCGCGACATTGCTCTTTTTGACGCAATCGTCAAGAAAATCGCTGGATTTCGGCTCGACAGCTATAACGCTGGAAGAAAAAGTTTCCTTTTTGTCTCCGCGGGCGGTGATCACGGAGATGAAGAATTTCATGCGGTACCTGTCGTTCAGCAGTGTTTTTCGGCCGTTGAAGATCCCGAAGGCCGAGTCGCTCACCCCGAAAGCGATGTCTATGTTTTTCACGCAGAGCTTTCCGCGCTCTCTGAGTGAGCCGTCCAGCTCCCGCAGGAAGAGCTTTATTTTTTCATTATCAAAATCAGCTTCGGGTTCCCGCAGGCCTATATCTATCCCGTGAGACACCAGCTCGTCTGTCAGCTCCGGCGTGATCTCGCAGTTCTGCAAATGCGAAAAATCCCCGGTGACTTTTCTGAAACCGGCTCCTTTAACGGCGCCGGTTTCGCTGTGCTTGACTTTTGAAAGAGTGAAAAATATTCCGGCAGTCTTTGACGCCTGGAAAAAAATATCACGGAAATCGCATCTGTCATTTAAAAAAGATTTTACCATTTTGGGCCCGCTTGTCATTTTTTCCTCTTTTTCTCGTATTTTTTCTTTCTGTGCTGCTCAAAATATTTCGAAAAATTATGTTTGCCGTCGGCGTCCAGCACAAAAAACAGCAACTCTGTATCATCCGGTTCCACGGCCGCCGCAAGGGACATTTTTCCCGGATTGCATATCGGCGCCGGCGGAAGGCCTCTGTGCCGGTAGGTGTTGAAGGGGGATTCAAACAAGGTGTCTTCTATACTGAGAGGTTTTTGCCATTTGTTTAAAGCGTAACGCACGGTGGAACATGACTCGAGCCTCATCCTTTTTTTCAGGCGGTTATGGAAAATACCGGATATTAAAAATTTTTCATCATCGCCCCCGGCTTCTTTTTCTATAATGCTGGCCAAAATCAGCGCCTGATGCGGTGTCAGGCCCGAGGCGGCGGCTTTATCGGATAAATTCAATTCTGAAACTATTTTATCAAACTGCGATTTGAAAATACCGCAGATGCGTTTGGGGCAATCCCCCGGAGGTAAATAATATGTTTCCGGGAAAAGATAGCCCTCTAGTTTGTTTTTTTTGGCGTATTCCGCGAATTCAAAGGCTTCGGCGATGCCTTCGGCTTCAAGGCGCTCGGCAATCTGCCCGGCGCGAAATCCCTCGGGGATCGTCACCTTAATGAGGATACCGATCCCTTTGTTCAACTCCGCTATCGCATTGAAGACAGGGGAGTTCCGGTAAAACATATAGGTGCCGTATCGCAGCTGCCTGTCCAGTTTTAAAATTTTAACAGCTCCCAGGAAAAGCCGTTTTCTGTAAAGCACGCCATCACCCGCCAGTTGTTCGGATAAAGCCGCCGCCGAAATGCCCTGGGGGATTCTTACAAAAACGCTCTGTTCCCATCCCGAGCTCAGCCAAAGCGCGGAAAGCAGGAGGAGTGTGGCCGCGCGCGGGATCATTCAAAACACTCCGCGCTTTTACGGCTCTGCAATTCGCTGATGGATAGAGCCGTGATACCGTTTCTGCTGAAGTAACTTAGTATACGCGGGAGCGCCGTGATGGTCTGGGCTGTACCGCTGTGCATAAGAATGATGTCCCCGTCTTCAGCGCCCACGGCTTCTTCATAGATTTTCTGGGCAGGCTTGTAGATATCGTCCGTGTTGATCGTCCAGAGAATGATCTCAAGGCCGTGCATGTTCTCAAGCGTGTCAAAATAATATCTGCCCCCGGGCGGCCGGAAATACTTGATCTTTTCTCCGGTTATATTCTCCAAAAGTCTCGTGGTTGATCCCACTTCTTTTCTTATGTCCTCCGCGGCCAGATAAATAAGGCGCGGGTGAGTGTAAGTGTGATTTCCTATCTCGCTTCCGGCATCCCGAATGGCCCGCACGAGGTGAGGGTATTTCTCCGCCTGTTTCCCGACGAGGAAAAATGTACCTTTCACGGAATAACTGTCGAGTATCTCAAGAATTTTTTTTGTGTAATACGGATGCGGGCCGTCGTCAAAGGTGAGCGCGATTTTCGCTCCGGCTGCGGCGTTTGCGGAAAGCAGCAGAAAAACAAACAACAATTTATTTTGTTGATGGCGAAATTTCAATTCACAGTTCCCTGATTTTGTTGATTAGAGCGGTCGTGGAGCGGTTTTTTCTGAGTTTTACTGTTTTGACTTTGCCGCCGTAAGATCTGACAAAGGGCGAGCCGATAATCTCCGGCGCTCTCCAGTCTCCGCCTTTTACAAGAACGTCAGGCTTTATTTTTTTTATGACCCGCAGCGGGGTTTTTTCTTTAAAACCGAAAACGGCGTCAACGGATTTCAGGGCGTTCAGCACCGCGGCCCGCTCGGTAAAGCTGTTCACAGGCCGGCCGGGTTTTATGGCCCGCACCGAAGAGGACTCGTTCAGGCCTACAATAAGAATGTCGCCGAAAGATTTTGCTTCATTCAGAAGTTTTATATGCCCTGAATGAATTATGTCAAAACAGCCGTTTGTGAACACGACTTTTTTACCGCCCGCTCGGCCGCGCCGGGCCAATTCCGCCGCCGCGGAAAGTTTACATATCATTTTCCAAAAGCCCGCAGATCGTGTGTAAAATCAGAGCGTGGGCTTCCTGTATTCTGGCCGTTTTCCGGGAGGGCACGGCTATGGTGACATCCGCGGGGCCCCCCGCGCGCAATCCGGTTTTGCCGGTTAACGCGATGATTTTGATTTTTTTCTTTCTCGCGCTCCGGCAGGCCTCGATGATGTTGTTGGATTTACCGCTCGTTGTAATTGCGATAACAGCATCCCGAACGGATCCGAGGGCCTGTATCTGCCGGGAAAAAATATTTTTGTATCCGAGGTCATTACCTACCGCTGTCAGGATAGAGGTGTCGGTGTTAAGGGATATCGCGGGAAGGGCCTTTCTGTCTTTTTCAAAACGGCCCACGAGTTCCGCGGCGAAATGATTCGCGTCCGCGGCTGATCCGCCGTTTCCGAATATCAGGATCCTACCCTTTTTTTTCAGGACGCTTTTGATTATTTTAACGGCTTTTGCTATATCCGGGGAACATTCGTTTAATCTGCCCAGGAGTTGCGTCAGTTCCGCTATGTTATCGGAAAGCATTATCATTTCATGTTCCCTATGAAATCCGTTGTGTAGCAGCCTTTTATAAAATTTTCGTCCTGGAGGATTTTCTGATGAAGCGCTATATTTGTCGTCACGCCTTCTATTTTGAGTTCCATCAGCGCGCGCTTCATTCTCTCTATGGCTTCTGCCCTGTCGCGGCCGTAAGTGATGATTTTGGCTATCATGGAATCATAGAACGGCGATATTTCCGAACCGTTGGTCATCGCCGTGTCCACGCGTACCCCCGGGCCGCCCGGCAGGATGAGCTTTTCTATTTTTCCCGCCGACGGCATATAATTTTCGTCTTCGGAGTTGATCCTGCACTCCACGGCATGGCATATCTCTTTTACGTCATCCTGGCCGAGGGGCAGGTCTTGGCCCGCGGCGAGAGCGATCTGCATTTTTACCAGATCAATGTCGGATACAAGTTCGGTCACGGGATGTTCGACCTGTATTCTGGCGTTCATCTCCATGAAATAAAAATCGTTTTTTGAAACAAGGAATTCGACAGTACCCACGGTGGTGTAATTGATCAGTTTTGCCACGCGGCAGGCTGTCTCACCGAGTTTTTTTCTCAGTTTCGCGTTTATCTGCGGCGAAGGGCCCTCTTCAAGGACTTTCTGGTGGTTTCTCTGTATTGAGCAGTCCCTCTCGGGGAAGTAGAGCACTCTGCCTTTTTTGTCGGCGGCGATCTGTATCTCTATATGGCGCGGTGACTCTATGTATTTCTCAACATAAAGCCCTGCGTTTGAGAAAGCGTTTTTCGCTTCGGCTCCGGCGAGTTCAAAGGCCTGCTCTATATCTTTCTCGCCGCGGACGATCCTCATGCCTTTTCCGCCGCCGCCGGCGGTGGCCTTTATTATAACCGGGTATTTGATGGCCGCGGCGATCTTTTTCGCTTCCGCGGCGTTGGCCACTATGCCTTTTGAGCCCGGCACAACGGGTATTTTTTTCCGTTTAACAAGGTCTATGATCTCTGCTTTCTGCCCGGCCAGCGCGATCGTTTCCGCCGAGGGGCCTATGAAGCTCAGGCCGTAAGAGGCGCAAATCTCGGCGAAATGAGGGTTTTCGGCGAGAAATCCGTATCCCGGATGGACGGCGTCGCATTTTTTGACAAGGGCCGCGCTTATTATCTGCGAAACATTCAGATAACTTGAAGCCGCCGCCGCGGGGCCTATACAGATGCAATCATCCGCCAGGCTGCAGTAAAAATTGTTCTTATCCGCTTCCGAGCACACGGCAACGGATTTAACAGACATTTCTCTCAGCGCCCTTATGATCCGCAGGGCGATCTCGCCCCTGTTGGCGACGAGTACTTTTTTAAACATTTTCTTCCTCTACTTCAAAGAGCTTCTGTCCCCACTCAACGACTTCCCTGTCTTTGCAGAAAACCGCGCCGATTTTCAGGTCTGCGTCGGCCATTATTTCCTGCATGATGCCCATGGAATTCACCCAGCCCAGCTTCCGGCCTTTTTTCACTTTCTTGCCGACAGAGGCAAGCAGCGTATCCCTCTCGCTTATGTGGAAAGTGCCCACAGCGGGCGATTTAAGGATTTTAGTGCGGAGCTGAGGAGGTAGAGTGTTTTCGGCGCCTGGCTGCGGGCCTGTTTCTCCTGCAGTTTCCGTATCCGATGTGTTTTCCGCTTCTCCCAGTATAACAGCCACAGGCTCTTTCTTGAGCACTATGTGCATATCGCCCTTGCTGTATTCAAATTCGCAGACATCGGTTTCGCCCAGGACTTCCATTATTTTTTTTAAATTTAATTCTTCCTCCGGGCCCGACTGTTCCGCTGCTGAGTTTTTTCTCATTGATGCCTGCTATGTCCTTTCCAGATATTTACCGGTGCGGGTGTCAATTTTTATCCTGTCGCCCTCGTTTAT is a window of Candidatus Omnitrophota bacterium DNA encoding:
- a CDS encoding TldD/PmbA family protein; this translates as MTSGPKMVKSFLNDRCDFRDIFFQASKTAGIFFTLSKVKHSETGAVKGAGFRKVTGDFSHLQNCEITPELTDELVSHGIDIGLREPEADFDNEKIKLFLRELDGSLRERGKLCVKNIDIAFGVSDSAFGIFNGRKTLLNDRYRMKFFISVITARGDKKETFSSSVIAVEPKSSDFLDDCVKKSNVALETAIALLEAESAPTGRMPVLIKNEAGGTLIHEAIGHSLEADAVRQGISPVYAGAVGKKIASGAVTIIDDPTIPGKNGSYLFDDEGVQASRSVLIEKGILKTYLMDRKEARFLKTESNGHGRRASFKDKPIPRMGITYLAGGDYDFNDLLKKAGKGILVKKMGGGQVNPANGDFVFEVTEGYLIEGGSIGPLIRRATLAGNGPEILRNIQCVGGAVGWDNGTCGKDGQGAPVSDGMPDTLLPEVVVGGE
- the mltG gene encoding endolytic transglycosylase MltG, which encodes MIPRAATLLLLSALWLSSGWEQSVFVRIPQGISAAALSEQLAGDGVLYRKRLFLGAVKILKLDRQLRYGTYMFYRNSPVFNAIAELNKGIGILIKVTIPEGFRAGQIAERLEAEGIAEAFEFAEYAKKNKLEGYLFPETYYLPPGDCPKRICGIFKSQFDKIVSELNLSDKAAASGLTPHQALILASIIEKEAGGDDEKFLISGIFHNRLKKRMRLESCSTVRYALNKWQKPLSIEDTLFESPFNTYRHRGLPPAPICNPGKMSLAAAVEPDDTELLFFVLDADGKHNFSKYFEQHRKKKYEKKRKK
- a CDS encoding polysaccharide deacetylase family protein, yielding MKFRHQQNKLLFVFLLLSANAAAGAKIALTFDDGPHPYYTKKILEILDSYSVKGTFFLVGKQAEKYPHLVRAIRDAGSEIGNHTYTHPRLIYLAAEDIRKEVGSTTRLLENITGEKIKYFRPPGGRYYFDTLENMHGLEIILWTINTDDIYKPAQKIYEEAVGAEDGDIILMHSGTAQTITALPRILSYFSRNGITALSISELQSRKSAECFE
- the rfaE2 gene encoding D-glycero-beta-D-manno-heptose 1-phosphate adenylyltransferase — encoded protein: MICKLSAAAELARRGRAGGKKVVFTNGCFDIIHSGHIKLLNEAKSFGDILIVGLNESSSVRAIKPGRPVNSFTERAAVLNALKSVDAVFGFKEKTPLRVIKKIKPDVLVKGGDWRAPEIIGSPFVRSYGGKVKTVKLRKNRSTTALINKIREL
- a CDS encoding SIS domain-containing protein, encoding MIMLSDNIAELTQLLGRLNECSPDIAKAVKIIKSVLKKKGRILIFGNGGSAADANHFAAELVGRFEKDRKALPAISLNTDTSILTAVGNDLGYKNIFSRQIQALGSVRDAVIAITTSGKSNNIIEACRSARKKKIKIIALTGKTGLRAGGPADVTIAVPSRKTARIQEAHALILHTICGLLENDM
- the accC gene encoding acetyl-CoA carboxylase biotin carboxylase subunit — translated: MFKKVLVANRGEIALRIIRALREMSVKSVAVCSEADKNNFYCSLADDCICIGPAAAASSYLNVSQIISAALVKKCDAVHPGYGFLAENPHFAEICASYGLSFIGPSAETIALAGQKAEIIDLVKRKKIPVVPGSKGIVANAAEAKKIAAAIKYPVIIKATAGGGGKGMRIVRGEKDIEQAFELAGAEAKNAFSNAGLYVEKYIESPRHIEIQIAADKKGRVLYFPERDCSIQRNHQKVLEEGPSPQINAKLRKKLGETACRVAKLINYTTVGTVEFLVSKNDFYFMEMNARIQVEHPVTELVSDIDLVKMQIALAAGQDLPLGQDDVKEICHAVECRINSEDENYMPSAGKIEKLILPGGPGVRVDTAMTNGSEISPFYDSMIAKIITYGRDRAEAIERMKRALMELKIEGVTTNIALHQKILQDENFIKGCYTTDFIGNMK